The Cellulophaga sp. L1A9 genome window below encodes:
- a CDS encoding DUF4249 domain-containing protein, translating into MKFLIYFLVTCLILGIFSCEEVIELDLNSVTPQVVIEGFVTDEIGPYTIQIKKTVDFYDSNTFPAQEDAQVKISDDRGNEEFLIETSPGIYQTSTLQGERGVTYNLEVELEGVNYTAKSRMPENLIVLDTLTSEFLEESIFYKEGYYVTAYFSDPPDIDNYYRLQVLVNGEVYIFTFENEDGEVEQSERDINFWLTTDKFTDGNLQDFEFPHTLKAGDTLEVTLQQLDRATFDYYNNLVDVIYGDGIAPSNPISNINNGALGYFGAFSVAKRTIVIQE; encoded by the coding sequence ATGAAGTTTTTAATTTATTTTCTCGTGACCTGTCTTATTTTAGGCATTTTTTCTTGTGAAGAAGTTATCGAACTTGATCTAAATAGTGTAACACCGCAAGTTGTCATTGAAGGTTTTGTTACCGATGAAATAGGTCCTTATACGATACAAATAAAAAAAACTGTCGATTTTTATGATTCCAATACATTTCCTGCTCAAGAAGATGCACAAGTAAAAATCTCAGATGATCGAGGGAATGAAGAATTCCTAATCGAGACAAGCCCTGGTATTTATCAAACATCCACTTTGCAAGGAGAACGTGGGGTTACCTATAACTTAGAGGTTGAATTGGAAGGAGTAAATTATACGGCAAAAAGTAGAATGCCTGAGAATCTCATTGTACTGGATACCCTAACATCGGAGTTTTTAGAAGAATCGATTTTTTACAAAGAAGGATACTATGTTACTGCATATTTTAGCGACCCTCCCGATATAGATAACTATTACCGACTTCAAGTTTTGGTCAATGGAGAGGTGTACATTTTCACTTTTGAAAATGAAGATGGAGAAGTAGAGCAAAGTGAAAGGGATATCAATTTCTGGTTGACCACCGATAAATTCACAGATGGAAATCTACAAGATTTTGAATTTCCGCACACCTTGAAAGCAGGAGATACATTAGAGGTTACACTTCAGCAACTAGATCGTGCTACTTTTGATTACTATAATAATTTGGTTGATGTAATATATGGCGATGGCATAGCACCATCCAACCCTATTTCAAATATTAATAATGGGGCGTTGGGGTATTTTGGAGCCTTTTCAGTCGCAAAGAGAACTATTGTGATACAAGAGTAG
- a CDS encoding TonB-dependent receptor: MKIKLLAPFLLIISLKGFSQEKYTISGNVTDAVNGEELIGASVWVSELSKGGITNEYGFYSITIPEGDYTLKISYVGYSTSLKELSLIENFTLDEELVPESTALEEVVVTSDRKDGNVKSTEMGVNSIDMKEIAQVPILFGEKDVLKTIQLLPGIKANEIGGGFYVRGGSADQNLILLDEAPVYNASHLLGLFSVFNSDAIKDLTIYKGHIPAEYGGRASSVLDIQMNNGNNKKFTASGGYGSIASRLTLEAPIVKDKGSFIISGRRTYLDLFLKLSSDKDVRNTVLYFYDLNAKANYQIGKKDRVFISGYFGRDKFGFGNEFGFDWGNATATARWNHLFNDRLFLNTTALFSDYNYNVDIGGDEGENNGFNIISAIKDVSLKQDFKYYINPSNTLKFGWNGIYHTFVPGEIRPDQNSNLNAAILQEKYAWEAAAYISEEKEISEKLNLNLGLRYSWFGQVGPGDIFTYDADGDVVTTENFDDGELVKTYGGLEPRVGLTYLLSDESSFKASYGRNRQYLHLVSNSTSGTPIDLWIPSSNNVKPQIADQYALGYYRNFKDNAFETSAEIYYKDMQNQVDYRTGAELVFNENVESQLLFGKGWSYGAEFYIKKNIGKLTGWLSYTWSKTERKFDGIDNGNPYPASWDRTHDLSLVGIYKLNPKWTFSGTFVYRTGNAVTYPVGKYQIDDEVINLYSTRNADRFPAFHKLDLGATKLIKKTKRWELSATYSLYNAYGRKNAFLIDFQEAENDPTRTEAVKLSLFSFYPAASFNFKFK; this comes from the coding sequence ATGAAAATAAAACTACTAGCCCCTTTTCTACTCATTATTTCTTTAAAAGGTTTCTCTCAAGAAAAATATACTATTAGTGGTAATGTTACAGATGCCGTTAATGGCGAAGAATTAATCGGGGCAAGTGTTTGGGTCTCCGAATTGAGCAAAGGAGGTATTACTAATGAATATGGTTTTTATTCCATAACAATACCTGAGGGAGACTATACGCTAAAAATCAGCTATGTCGGCTACTCAACTAGCTTAAAAGAGCTTTCGCTTATCGAAAATTTTACCCTAGATGAAGAGCTTGTTCCGGAATCCACGGCATTGGAAGAAGTGGTCGTTACCTCTGACCGAAAAGATGGCAATGTTAAATCCACAGAGATGGGGGTTAATTCAATCGACATGAAGGAAATTGCTCAAGTCCCGATTCTTTTCGGCGAAAAAGATGTGTTAAAGACGATACAACTATTACCGGGAATAAAAGCCAATGAAATCGGTGGCGGCTTTTACGTGCGCGGTGGTAGCGCAGATCAAAACCTTATATTGTTAGATGAAGCGCCAGTCTACAATGCTTCCCATTTACTGGGTCTTTTCTCGGTATTCAATTCCGATGCCATTAAAGACCTGACGATTTACAAAGGACATATTCCTGCCGAATATGGCGGAAGAGCTTCATCAGTATTGGATATTCAAATGAACAATGGAAACAATAAAAAATTCACAGCCTCTGGCGGGTATGGATCAATTGCTTCACGATTGACTCTTGAGGCACCCATAGTTAAGGATAAGGGTTCTTTTATAATTTCTGGCCGCAGAACCTATTTGGATCTATTTTTAAAACTTTCAAGTGATAAAGATGTTAGAAATACGGTCTTATATTTTTATGACCTGAATGCTAAGGCCAATTATCAAATTGGAAAAAAAGACAGGGTCTTCATTTCTGGTTATTTTGGAAGAGACAAGTTTGGTTTTGGCAACGAGTTTGGCTTTGACTGGGGCAATGCCACGGCGACCGCTCGATGGAACCATCTTTTTAATGACCGTTTGTTTTTAAACACTACCGCACTTTTTAGTGATTATAACTACAATGTTGATATCGGGGGCGATGAAGGAGAGAACAATGGGTTCAATATTATCTCAGCCATCAAGGATGTAAGTTTAAAACAGGACTTTAAGTATTATATAAATCCATCCAACACCTTAAAATTTGGATGGAACGGTATCTACCATACGTTTGTTCCTGGAGAGATACGGCCTGATCAAAATTCGAATCTAAACGCTGCCATACTGCAAGAAAAATATGCTTGGGAAGCAGCCGCTTATATTTCAGAAGAAAAAGAGATCTCAGAAAAACTGAATCTTAACTTAGGCCTCCGTTATTCATGGTTCGGCCAAGTAGGTCCGGGAGATATCTTTACTTATGACGCCGACGGCGATGTAGTCACCACCGAAAATTTTGATGATGGGGAACTGGTCAAAACCTATGGGGGATTAGAACCCAGAGTTGGTTTGACCTATTTGCTTTCAGATGAAAGTTCATTTAAAGCTTCCTATGGCCGCAATCGGCAGTATCTTCATTTGGTTTCGAATTCCACAAGTGGTACACCAATAGACCTTTGGATTCCCAGTAGCAATAATGTAAAGCCCCAGATTGCCGATCAATATGCGCTGGGCTATTATCGCAATTTTAAGGACAACGCCTTTGAGACTTCCGCAGAAATATATTATAAAGACATGCAGAATCAAGTGGATTACCGTACAGGTGCTGAACTAGTTTTTAATGAAAATGTAGAATCTCAATTGTTGTTTGGTAAAGGATGGTCTTATGGGGCTGAATTCTATATCAAAAAAAATATCGGTAAGCTAACGGGATGGTTAAGCTATACTTGGTCAAAAACGGAACGAAAATTTGATGGTATCGATAACGGAAATCCTTATCCTGCGAGTTGGGACCGAACCCATGATTTATCACTAGTGGGTATTTATAAGTTAAATCCAAAATGGACATTTTCCGGCACCTTTGTTTATCGCACGGGAAATGCGGTAACCTACCCGGTCGGTAAATACCAAATTGATGATGAAGTCATTAACCTTTACAGCACTCGTAACGCCGATAGATTTCCCGCTTTTCATAAACTGGATTTAGGTGCGACCAAACTAATTAAGAAAACAAAACGTTGGGAGTTAAGTGCCACTTACTCCCTTTATAATGCGTATGGAAGAAAGAATGCGTTTCTGATTGATTTTCAGGAAGCAGAAAATGATCCAACGAGAACAGAGGCTGTTAAACTCTCGCTATTCAGTTTTTATCCCGCTGCATCGTTCAATTTTAAATTTAAGTAA
- a CDS encoding DinB family protein, with the protein MKLNEILLNEFTDEMNITRKFLNAVSEDLFEFTPHEKSKKMGDLVNHILPISSWVPAITQSSELDWSTATPPIVLNSKADILKQFEANISIGEKALEATNNDQLMESWTMRKADTVMFSGTKETAIRKFVLSHTVHHRAQLGLYLRLNNLKVPATYVASADEVLF; encoded by the coding sequence ATGAAGCTGAACGAGATCCTTTTAAATGAGTTTACCGATGAAATGAATATAACAAGAAAATTTTTGAATGCTGTTTCAGAAGATTTGTTTGAATTTACACCACATGAAAAATCAAAAAAAATGGGGGATTTGGTAAACCATATCTTACCTATTTCTAGTTGGGTGCCTGCAATTACTCAGAGCTCAGAGTTAGATTGGAGTACTGCAACGCCTCCAATCGTATTAAATTCTAAAGCTGATATTCTAAAACAGTTTGAGGCAAATATTAGCATAGGAGAAAAAGCTTTAGAAGCTACAAATAATGATCAATTAATGGAATCGTGGACCATGAGAAAGGCCGATACCGTTATGTTTTCTGGCACCAAAGAAACCGCTATTCGCAAGTTTGTATTGAGTCATACAGTACACCACAGAGCACAATTAGGCCTTTATTTACGTCTTAACAATCTAAAGGTTCCTGCAACTTATGTAGCATCGGCCGATGAAGTGCTGTTTTAA
- a CDS encoding tyrosinase family protein, which translates to MGVRKNAKHLTATEQENFVRACVLMKADIVNPGAPVSQRYSIWDENVALHRMIQSGVEPGGNTVNFGHGGTGSYSFLSWHREFLFRFESQLQSYVSGVMLPYWDWTDPSPIMTDTFLGTSGTGANNVIETGYFAVTRPGSGVNSTPLPSWWPASLNGWILPQAFPTLWQGGLRRSVGNVSSLPTVNAIAACLSINNYHNFQSGMETGAGLPSGNAQMHNGMHGFIGGSSAALGGHMSNATASPFDPFFYLHHCNIDRYWAMWQMDGHANEYPTMGGANFHNSNDLMYPWVGATPGYSTIDTISNNIPMPDFSATPERRNVDTLDFRSEYNYTYDCMPIIGIGLDKTGSMNGMTPDPMVTTAPDVTKWEAAKRGVSLFLQDCETVQESATTYIHAGIQTFRSVGANVFDTIFTGPGFGLVKDGTSFSHSSFDSLIASHSPGGGTPLADALIQANNTLVNAPFGNLPNDEQRYLAMLTDGKRTSGSLFTTIANGSLSPTTIFGLGFGTGVDVDYTTIATMVAKGTALSTTQIFHGENAGTIDKFYTSALARAIGYTSIFDPLLEFFEGEHAHIHFNATSAEDNFLITTQGYDFNDSNWDYRLKGPDGTIHYGGLTKQDHSGSSNCTDCCPLPHVNFKRSKGRLSMVIQRNNASRKCWVGQWELLISYRAKDHSVMLMPTLGELLFPVSGGPIRGNQYQNLLVRQNARIPTRKIFSKASNGLDSRAPLTNAERGEGCNILINIYAKTRLRLDVSGNESIVKTGNTLKLKLSFDSPNGKVSSLIGFSRMISPSIDFDKLISPKEADKIMKKNESSKKPSKDYDLAILLAKRLQEQQEGRIVNDKELQIKVDNGSTLCITGLETKFKGSYHLGILVNGNYEPNYDDLTDGCCGSAKGKPEAFSRLINYSFGVV; encoded by the coding sequence ATGGGAGTAAGAAAGAATGCAAAACATTTAACAGCTACAGAGCAAGAGAATTTTGTAAGAGCTTGTGTACTTATGAAAGCCGATATTGTAAATCCCGGTGCACCGGTTAGTCAGAGGTATAGTATATGGGATGAGAATGTAGCCCTTCATAGAATGATACAATCGGGGGTTGAACCTGGAGGTAACACCGTGAATTTTGGTCATGGAGGCACGGGGTCCTACAGCTTTCTTAGCTGGCATAGGGAATTTTTATTTCGATTCGAATCTCAACTTCAGAGCTATGTATCCGGAGTAATGCTTCCCTACTGGGATTGGACAGACCCTAGCCCAATAATGACGGATACTTTTCTAGGAACAAGTGGCACAGGGGCTAACAACGTGATAGAAACGGGATATTTTGCTGTCACTAGACCCGGTTCTGGAGTTAATTCTACCCCATTACCTTCGTGGTGGCCTGCAAGCCTTAATGGATGGATCCTTCCTCAAGCCTTTCCAACCCTATGGCAAGGTGGATTAAGGCGAAGTGTTGGCAATGTTTCTAGTTTACCTACTGTAAACGCGATAGCTGCTTGTTTGAGCATCAATAATTACCATAATTTTCAAAGCGGGATGGAAACAGGTGCTGGATTGCCATCTGGGAATGCTCAAATGCACAATGGGATGCATGGGTTTATTGGTGGTAGTTCAGCCGCATTAGGAGGACATATGTCAAATGCAACTGCATCCCCATTTGATCCTTTTTTCTATTTACATCATTGTAATATTGATAGATACTGGGCCATGTGGCAAATGGATGGTCATGCGAATGAGTATCCGACCATGGGAGGGGCGAATTTTCATAACAGTAATGACTTAATGTATCCTTGGGTAGGAGCAACGCCTGGCTATAGCACAATAGATACCATAAGCAATAATATACCCATGCCTGACTTTTCTGCGACGCCAGAACGAAGAAATGTAGACACATTAGATTTTCGATCCGAATACAACTACACTTATGATTGTATGCCGATTATCGGAATTGGATTGGACAAAACTGGCAGCATGAATGGAATGACGCCAGACCCTATGGTAACAACGGCACCGGATGTAACAAAATGGGAAGCTGCGAAGCGAGGGGTTTCCTTATTTCTACAAGACTGTGAAACCGTACAGGAGAGTGCTACTACCTATATACATGCTGGAATTCAGACCTTTCGTTCAGTTGGTGCAAACGTTTTCGATACCATTTTTACTGGACCAGGGTTTGGCTTAGTAAAAGATGGTACTTCATTTAGTCACTCATCATTTGATTCACTTATAGCAAGTCATTCGCCAGGAGGAGGAACTCCGCTTGCTGATGCCTTGATCCAAGCAAATAACACTCTTGTTAACGCACCATTTGGAAATCTACCTAATGATGAGCAAAGATATCTCGCGATGTTGACCGATGGAAAGCGAACTAGTGGAAGCCTTTTTACGACTATAGCCAATGGTAGCTTATCGCCCACAACAATTTTCGGATTGGGATTCGGCACCGGTGTAGATGTGGATTATACTACCATAGCAACAATGGTTGCAAAGGGAACTGCATTAAGCACAACTCAAATATTTCATGGTGAAAATGCAGGTACAATTGATAAATTCTATACTAGCGCATTAGCTAGAGCCATTGGTTATACCAGCATATTCGATCCCTTGCTAGAATTTTTTGAAGGAGAACATGCCCATATCCATTTTAACGCAACCTCCGCAGAGGATAATTTTCTTATTACAACGCAAGGATATGACTTCAATGACTCCAATTGGGACTATAGGTTAAAGGGGCCCGATGGAACAATTCATTATGGAGGTCTTACGAAACAAGATCATTCAGGGAGCAGTAACTGTACTGATTGTTGCCCGTTACCCCATGTGAACTTCAAACGCTCCAAAGGAAGATTGAGTATGGTAATTCAAAGGAATAATGCCAGTCGTAAATGCTGGGTTGGGCAATGGGAGTTACTTATCTCTTATAGAGCAAAAGATCACTCCGTCATGTTAATGCCAACTCTGGGAGAGTTATTATTTCCTGTATCAGGAGGGCCAATTAGAGGGAATCAATATCAGAACCTTTTGGTTAGACAGAATGCAAGAATACCTACTCGAAAGATTTTTTCCAAGGCCAGCAATGGGTTGGATTCAAGAGCACCATTGACAAATGCAGAAAGAGGGGAGGGCTGTAATATCCTTATAAACATTTATGCCAAAACTCGATTACGACTTGATGTTTCAGGAAATGAAAGTATTGTTAAAACAGGTAACACTCTAAAGTTGAAATTATCTTTCGATTCCCCAAACGGAAAGGTATCATCTTTAATAGGGTTTTCCAGAATGATTTCACCGTCCATAGATTTTGATAAGCTTATCAGTCCAAAAGAGGCCGATAAAATCATGAAAAAGAACGAAAGTTCCAAAAAACCTTCAAAAGATTATGACTTAGCTATACTATTGGCTAAGCGATTGCAAGAACAACAAGAAGGTCGCATCGTGAATGATAAGGAATTGCAAATTAAGGTAGATAATGGTTCTACTTTATGTATTACAGGATTGGAAACAAAATTCAAAGGAAGCTATCATTTAGGGATTTTGGTAAACGGCAATTATGAACCCAACTATGATGATCTTACGGACGGATGCTGTGGAAGCGCTAAAGGAAAACCAGAAGCATTTTCAAGATTGATCAATTACTCTTTTGGAGTGGTTTAA
- a CDS encoding phosphotyrosine protein phosphatase, whose amino-acid sequence MKNILFVCSANKDRSKTAEDYFSKHYPNLLFDSGGTNKNICNKLGTNYLSEEQLEVADKVFVMENKHLEAIKGAFGNTYYHKITVLNIKDIYTYGAKDLVEILKAKISF is encoded by the coding sequence ATGAAAAATATACTCTTTGTCTGTTCAGCCAATAAAGACCGTTCAAAGACTGCTGAAGATTACTTTAGTAAACATTATCCTAATTTATTATTTGACTCAGGAGGAACGAATAAAAATATTTGTAATAAACTTGGAACAAATTATTTAAGTGAAGAACAATTAGAGGTAGCAGATAAGGTTTTTGTTATGGAAAACAAACATCTGGAAGCCATTAAAGGGGCTTTTGGAAATACATATTATCATAAAATTACAGTACTGAACATCAAGGATATCTATACCTATGGTGCTAAAGATCTTGTTGAAATTCTAAAGGCTAAAATTAGCTTCTAA
- a CDS encoding peroxiredoxin-like family protein translates to MIKPRQKAPELAIKLVNDTTWKLSDQSPENFTMILFYRGKHCPVCKSQLEELQKKLDKFIQRGVSVIAISTDTAEVAKATYDEWEISDIPLGYGLPIEEAREWGLFISEGIKNEPKHFTEPGLFLLTAEQTVYWEAIQSMPFGRPGFNDVLGGIDYILKADYPARGEA, encoded by the coding sequence ATGATAAAACCGAGACAAAAAGCACCCGAGTTAGCAATTAAATTAGTGAATGATACTACGTGGAAACTGAGTGATCAATCACCTGAAAATTTTACCATGATCTTGTTTTACAGGGGTAAACATTGCCCTGTATGTAAATCGCAGTTAGAAGAGTTACAGAAAAAATTAGATAAGTTTATACAACGTGGCGTTTCTGTAATAGCCATTAGTACAGACACAGCCGAAGTTGCCAAAGCCACGTATGACGAATGGGAGATTTCAGATATTCCATTGGGTTATGGTTTACCTATAGAAGAAGCCAGAGAATGGGGTTTATTCATTTCTGAAGGTATTAAGAACGAGCCTAAACATTTTACCGAACCTGGATTGTTTTTGTTAACTGCAGAACAGACAGTTTATTGGGAAGCTATACAGTCTATGCCATTTGGTAGACCTGGTTTTAACGATGTTTTAGGTGGTATTGACTATATCTTAAAAGCAGATTACCCTGCTAGAGGAGAGGCATAG